In Silvanigrella paludirubra, one DNA window encodes the following:
- a CDS encoding ArsA family ATPase, producing MANVFPKLHIFLGAGGVGKTTLSASFALSLASSGKKVGLISIDPAKRLQTALGVGVISESGTLIPLNNSKGELRAAILHIGESLVRWVDEKGMSPEKRENLFKNPYFAALSSKMASAVDTLAAIRVAEWLEQYPDTEELVIDTAPGIHAIDFIAKPEKVSSFLDSKIIDWIKWFVGGAHEKQNFVARAFKSGARKVLDGLALVGGRNFIINFGEFLIMLDEVFITALERLKYSQKWLKHSSTNIVLVTSIREDAISVAKEINRVLTQLGLPPKLAVINRTFPIHLKNEEYLKLFMNKNHFINSNEKLFANYLSGYFATQLKVHEQLSSSSLTIVEIPIAASLDGEQDLRLSDLSSLGDIIRSKTGKNTK from the coding sequence ATGGCCAACGTTTTTCCAAAGCTACATATTTTTTTAGGAGCGGGTGGTGTAGGAAAAACAACTCTTTCTGCCTCTTTTGCTTTATCTTTAGCAAGCTCTGGAAAAAAAGTAGGATTAATTAGCATAGACCCAGCAAAAAGACTTCAGACAGCATTAGGAGTTGGTGTAATTTCGGAATCTGGTACTTTAATTCCTTTAAATAATTCAAAAGGAGAATTAAGAGCCGCGATATTACATATTGGCGAGAGTTTAGTCCGCTGGGTTGATGAAAAAGGAATGTCACCCGAAAAAAGAGAAAACTTATTTAAAAATCCTTATTTCGCAGCTTTATCTTCAAAAATGGCAAGTGCGGTAGATACCCTCGCTGCTATACGTGTTGCAGAATGGCTAGAGCAATATCCAGACACCGAAGAGCTTGTGATTGACACGGCACCAGGAATTCATGCAATAGATTTTATTGCTAAGCCTGAAAAAGTTTCCTCATTTTTAGACAGCAAAATTATTGATTGGATAAAATGGTTTGTTGGTGGAGCTCATGAAAAACAAAATTTTGTAGCAAGAGCTTTTAAATCGGGCGCTCGAAAAGTTTTAGATGGACTTGCTTTAGTTGGTGGCCGTAATTTTATTATTAATTTTGGCGAATTTTTAATTATGCTAGATGAAGTTTTTATTACAGCATTAGAAAGATTAAAATATTCTCAAAAATGGTTAAAACATTCTTCAACAAATATTGTATTAGTTACTTCAATTCGTGAAGATGCCATTTCTGTTGCAAAAGAAATCAATCGTGTTTTGACTCAGCTTGGATTACCCCCAAAATTAGCCGTAATTAATCGAACATTTCCTATTCATCTAAAAAATGAAGAATATTTAAAATTATTTATGAATAAAAATCATTTTATAAATTCAAATGAAAAATTATTTGCTAATTATTTGTCTGGTTACTTTGCGACTCAATTAAAAGTTCATGAACAACTTTCTAGTTCTTCTTTAACTATTGTAGAAATACCTATTGCTGCTAGTTTAGATGGTGAACAGGATTTGCGGTTGTCCGATTTATCTTCTTTAGGTGACATTATTCGATCAAAAACAGGTAAAAATACAAAATGA
- a CDS encoding MlaE family ABC transporter permease translates to MNFILMFPEFIGQMIIKTLAGFGRFLLFIKELFHWAFQRPFRLGLIIKQFEFVGNKSAVIIFISALFVGAVLGLQLGVIFRLFSAEGLMGAATGKSLALELGPVMCGFIVIGRAGAAMAAEIATMRVNEQIDAMEAMGVNPISYLVVPRVIASTLMMPLLAGIFLFVGIIGCYLVAVVFYRVDTMTFMQQLKWIVYWSDVVKGLVKATVFGFIFSSIACYKGFKAKGGAKGVGEATTSAVVAGLLSILVGDFIITLFQVR, encoded by the coding sequence ATGAATTTCATACTCATGTTTCCTGAATTCATAGGACAAATGATAATTAAAACCCTTGCTGGTTTTGGTCGATTTCTCCTATTTATAAAAGAACTTTTTCACTGGGCTTTTCAACGTCCCTTTCGTTTGGGATTAATCATTAAACAATTCGAATTTGTTGGAAATAAAAGCGCCGTTATTATTTTTATTTCTGCCTTGTTTGTTGGTGCCGTTTTAGGTTTGCAGCTTGGAGTTATTTTTAGGTTATTTAGCGCAGAAGGATTAATGGGGGCAGCTACAGGAAAATCTTTAGCTCTTGAATTAGGCCCTGTTATGTGTGGTTTTATTGTTATAGGTCGTGCAGGAGCGGCAATGGCTGCTGAAATTGCCACCATGAGAGTAAATGAACAAATTGATGCTATGGAAGCAATGGGTGTAAACCCTATAAGTTACCTTGTTGTTCCAAGAGTCATTGCCAGTACTTTAATGATGCCCCTTTTAGCCGGCATTTTTTTGTTTGTAGGAATTATTGGCTGTTACCTTGTTGCAGTCGTATTTTATCGTGTCGATACCATGACTTTTATGCAGCAATTAAAATGGATTGTTTATTGGAGTGACGTTGTAAAAGGATTGGTAAAAGCAACTGTATTTGGCTTTATTTTTTCTTCTATTGCTTGTTATAAAGGCTTTAAAGCAAAAGGTGGGGCAAAAGGGGTAGGAGAAGCGACGACAAGTGCTGTTGTTGCGGGATTACTTTCAATATTAGTTGGTGATTTTATTATTACTCTTTTCCAAGTAAGGTAA
- a CDS encoding ABC transporter ATP-binding protein has translation MSKDSLVSLIDVKKSFGNNHVLNGLNIEIPKHKISFIIGRSGEGKSVTLKNIIGILKPDSGEVWIDGFKMNDANEAKWNEARKKIGILFQDGALFDSLNIFENISFPIQNHLKMSLKDMETEVEKLLDIVGLPGIQNKYPPEISIGERKRVGLARALALKPQLLLYDEPTTSMDPLVSDLIDNLIYNTQKNLDGITSVVVSHDITSVMNIAEYIFLLHKGKIYFHGTAQEFASSKDELVRQFLTGGRKGPLEVPIA, from the coding sequence ATGTCTAAAGATAGTCTTGTTTCTTTAATTGATGTGAAAAAATCTTTTGGAAATAACCATGTTTTAAATGGCTTAAATATAGAAATTCCTAAACATAAAATATCTTTTATTATTGGACGAAGCGGTGAAGGAAAGTCTGTTACATTAAAAAATATTATTGGTATTCTTAAGCCTGACTCTGGTGAAGTTTGGATTGATGGATTTAAAATGAACGATGCCAATGAAGCTAAATGGAATGAAGCTCGAAAAAAAATTGGTATTCTTTTTCAAGATGGCGCTTTGTTTGATAGCTTAAATATTTTTGAAAATATTTCTTTCCCTATTCAGAATCACTTAAAAATGTCTTTAAAAGATATGGAAACAGAAGTTGAAAAATTATTAGATATTGTAGGTTTACCTGGAATTCAAAATAAATACCCACCCGAAATTTCTATTGGTGAACGAAAAAGAGTTGGCCTTGCAAGGGCTTTAGCATTAAAACCACAATTGTTACTTTATGATGAACCAACAACAAGTATGGATCCTCTCGTTTCCGATTTGATAGATAATTTAATTTACAATACACAAAAAAACTTGGATGGTATAACTTCCGTTGTGGTGAGTCATGATATCACTTCTGTTATGAATATTGCAGAGTATATCTTTCTTTTACATAAAGGAAAAATTTACTTTCATGGGACAGCACAAGAATTTGCATCAAGTAAAGATGAACTCGTAAGGCAATTCTTAACTGGCGGCAGAAAAGGTCCTTTGGAAGTTCCTATCGCATAA
- a CDS encoding MlaD family protein produces MSLSSEVRVGLFAIAGVTVLTTTAVVLGGNPFASKKQYFHTTISNVRGVAERTQVRASGVQVGEVTSVDILQDGARINFSVDGNLKIPKGSFIEIKSRGILGDVYIEIVRNSSGIGYMKSGDMMPRNPESNDIEALMTNLNNIARDIKKITGSLSNVLGTKDGESSIRKIVDNIEGMTSDLREVTASQKTNLKEAIQGIRDSAVKISSLIQRNDTKIDQIISDIKTFTTELRQISTPENRERIESIIANVDEATASFKRMAAKIEKGEGTIGQLIAKDETAEEVKATLKSIQDVVKPISQLKLTMTDRAEYRVANADTGDKFVNEFNLLFSTRPDRYYLLGITNASYGRQVKNTTTTSTINGNTTQTTTQENTTENTSNLRYNLQISQRFGFVGLRLGMFASSGGFASDVYLFNDRFVSTVEFSQFGGSPTPSDTQYGSKGPFNIKAFSNVFITPNIFLTAGVDGLVLYSKPFPFVGAGFSITDEDIKGLFGVAALAK; encoded by the coding sequence ATGTCTTTGTCCTCAGAAGTAAGAGTTGGATTATTCGCTATTGCTGGAGTAACTGTTTTAACCACTACGGCTGTTGTTCTTGGTGGGAATCCTTTTGCGTCCAAAAAACAATATTTTCATACAACAATTAGTAACGTTAGAGGAGTTGCAGAAAGAACTCAGGTACGTGCTTCAGGTGTTCAAGTAGGGGAAGTGACTTCTGTTGATATTTTACAAGATGGCGCTCGCATTAACTTTAGTGTAGATGGAAATCTAAAAATACCTAAGGGATCATTTATAGAAATAAAGTCGCGCGGGATTCTTGGTGATGTTTATATAGAAATTGTTCGTAATTCTTCTGGAATTGGATATATGAAATCGGGCGATATGATGCCACGAAATCCAGAATCAAATGACATCGAAGCCCTAATGACAAATTTAAATAATATTGCACGAGATATTAAAAAAATTACGGGTTCACTTTCGAATGTCTTAGGTACCAAAGATGGTGAAAGCTCTATTCGCAAAATTGTCGATAACATTGAAGGAATGACTTCGGATCTTCGTGAAGTAACAGCATCGCAAAAAACAAATTTAAAAGAAGCCATTCAAGGTATTCGAGATAGTGCTGTAAAAATTTCATCCTTAATTCAACGTAACGATACAAAAATAGATCAAATTATTTCTGATATAAAAACATTTACAACTGAATTAAGACAAATATCTACTCCTGAAAATCGTGAAAGAATTGAAAGTATTATTGCAAACGTAGATGAAGCTACGGCATCCTTTAAACGAATGGCTGCAAAAATAGAAAAAGGCGAAGGAACAATTGGTCAACTTATTGCGAAGGATGAAACAGCAGAAGAAGTAAAAGCTACTCTAAAAAGCATACAAGATGTTGTGAAGCCTATATCACAATTAAAATTAACAATGACGGATAGAGCAGAATACCGTGTGGCAAATGCGGACACGGGAGATAAATTTGTAAATGAATTTAATTTATTATTTTCAACCAGACCAGATAGGTACTATTTATTGGGGATTACGAATGCCTCCTACGGAAGACAAGTAAAAAATACGACAACAACTTCAACAATTAATGGAAATACAACACAGACAACGACTCAAGAAAACACAACTGAAAATACTTCTAATTTAAGATATAATTTGCAAATTTCTCAGAGATTTGGATTTGTTGGGTTACGTTTAGGAATGTTTGCGAGTTCGGGTGGTTTTGCATCTGATGTTTATTTATTTAATGATCGATTTGTAAGTACCGTTGAGTTTTCTCAATTTGGTGGCAGTCCAACTCCATCAGATACACAATACGGCAGCAAGGGGCCATTTAATATTAAAGCTTTTTCCAATGTTTTTATTACGCCTAATATATTTCTTACTGCTGGTGTGGATGGACTTGTCTTGTATAGCAAGCCCTTTCCATTTGTGGGGGCGGGCTTTTCAATTACGGATGAAGATATTAAAGGCTTATTTGGTGTAGCTGCTTTAGCTAAATAA
- a CDS encoding leukocidin family pore-forming toxin: MENKILNNFKYTVLYTSLISILSTACSKSNNNENSPSKDNSILYTNNLKDKDLSMVRSAYENNRRVYFDYKSSDPEVVKYISEQLTGLSINEDENVLLFKENNIPHFISGNKEQLKKYIDLNTNLNSEKTGTLKQNPNTEVSSAKAKVTLIRENLKCEMLKMYGSLYFSDSTELLDYCDGNASVQLNYQLDLIGSKAIAKKDNSESGYSYVTPSGKFLIVTVSPKEDSGSGWKLANKLKHDHSWFQTNAHRFDYLGPFANEYKFSIKLLKNSDDIPVNLSETFPQNINKKETVTETRGFSYGFSGGVSGDLGFNDKGPVGKVGVDLKANVNFTNSRSIIFDTYNYDVENKSSKDLAAWSWNAKVFENLDNYLTGQSSIGAHWDNSWVANINKFSAIHYAQFVPAFQAIFKADKEYIGKTDFEFETSVVAGALLGAVVPNLFWSHYHLFSTSTPIPYLGASDTEQNSRKILKRITINWNSPVFASEQNIELQTATDLFSENYLTVNPNDISSRGKVIIAHSRKDRTQTWGYDNDNYQFKSRSGNNNLCLTIQKESNNIIAEPCTNSNNKKWTFESGLIIPHLMRDHAIGYDENEDESLGEKRKLKLIEINNNEKNLIKFESFKAAY; the protein is encoded by the coding sequence ATGGAAAATAAAATATTAAATAACTTTAAATATACTGTATTATATACTAGTTTAATTTCAATATTATCTACCGCATGCAGTAAATCTAATAATAATGAAAATTCGCCATCAAAAGATAATTCTATTCTTTATACAAATAATTTAAAAGATAAAGACCTTTCTATGGTCAGAAGTGCGTATGAAAATAATAGACGCGTTTATTTTGATTATAAATCATCTGATCCTGAAGTAGTTAAATATATATCTGAGCAATTAACTGGATTATCCATTAATGAAGATGAAAATGTGTTATTATTTAAAGAAAACAATATTCCGCACTTTATTTCTGGAAATAAAGAACAACTTAAAAAGTATATTGATTTAAATACAAATTTAAATTCGGAAAAAACAGGAACTTTAAAACAAAATCCAAATACTGAAGTTTCAAGTGCAAAAGCAAAAGTAACTTTAATAAGAGAAAACTTAAAATGCGAAATGCTTAAAATGTATGGTTCTCTTTATTTTTCCGACAGCACTGAATTACTTGATTATTGTGATGGAAATGCAAGTGTTCAGCTAAATTATCAATTAGACTTAATTGGATCTAAAGCTATTGCAAAAAAAGACAACTCAGAATCTGGTTATTCTTATGTGACTCCATCCGGAAAGTTTTTAATAGTGACTGTATCACCAAAAGAAGACAGCGGTTCTGGCTGGAAATTAGCAAATAAGTTAAAACATGATCACTCCTGGTTTCAAACAAATGCTCACAGATTTGATTACTTAGGACCATTTGCAAATGAATATAAATTTTCTATAAAACTTCTTAAAAACAGTGATGATATTCCTGTAAACCTTTCTGAAACGTTTCCTCAAAATATTAATAAAAAGGAAACCGTTACTGAAACAAGAGGTTTTAGCTATGGATTTTCAGGCGGCGTTAGTGGTGATCTTGGTTTTAATGATAAAGGCCCAGTAGGTAAAGTTGGTGTTGATTTAAAAGCAAATGTAAATTTCACAAACTCAAGATCTATCATTTTTGATACTTACAATTATGATGTTGAAAATAAAAGCTCTAAAGATTTAGCTGCTTGGTCTTGGAATGCAAAAGTATTTGAAAATTTGGATAATTACTTAACAGGTCAATCCTCCATTGGTGCTCATTGGGATAATAGTTGGGTCGCAAATATAAATAAATTTTCTGCAATTCACTACGCCCAATTTGTTCCTGCATTTCAAGCCATTTTTAAAGCGGATAAAGAATATATTGGAAAAACAGATTTTGAATTTGAAACTAGTGTTGTCGCAGGAGCTTTATTAGGAGCTGTTGTTCCAAATTTATTTTGGAGTCACTATCATTTATTTTCTACTAGTACCCCTATTCCTTATCTAGGAGCCTCAGATACAGAGCAAAATAGTAGAAAAATTTTAAAGCGTATTACAATCAACTGGAATTCTCCTGTTTTTGCCTCAGAGCAAAACATTGAATTACAAACAGCTACAGATCTATTCTCCGAAAATTACTTAACCGTTAATCCAAATGACATTAGTAGCAGAGGTAAAGTTATTATTGCTCACTCCAGAAAAGACCGTACACAAACTTGGGGTTACGATAACGATAACTATCAGTTTAAATCGAGATCAGGTAACAATAATTTATGTCTAACGATTCAAAAAGAATCTAATAATATTATTGCTGAACCATGCACAAATAGTAACAATAAAAAATGGACATTTGAGAGTGGTCTTATTATTCCTCATTTAATGAGAGATCATGCTATTGGTTATGATGAAAATGAAGATGAAAGTTTAGGAGAAAAACGTAAACTTAAGCTTATTGAGATTAATAATAATGAAAAGAATCTTATTAAATTTGAATCTTTTAAAGCAGCATATTAA
- a CDS encoding DsbA family protein, with the protein MNLLLSKMKKINKYHIGTSVTILAVAIAGCVSQKDKTSTEVLGTYNSKQVKFSDLSIAEKTELVNAQKKVYETAQAILEKYYLDSWFADYQAKNKIASLDLAKKDFYTKNANISDEVVQNFIKENAANPQMQQIPEKERAGLVKQYLTRMEQSKAEQGILLKAQEEGKINVVGIEKPKDIQVTFNNEGYKYDSSLKDPKVTIVEFADYQCPYCVQAHETIEKVLAAYKGKVQYVFKDFPLTQIHPEAMPAAIAAKCASNQNKYWEMHKLLFSRAPMDKLSGDMYYKYATDLKLNMNDFKSCMEDKDKTLSKSVMAQLEEGNSIGVSGTPSIFINGQKYEGNLSFEGIKKEIDEKLALK; encoded by the coding sequence ATGAATTTACTTTTGTCAAAAATGAAGAAAATAAATAAATACCATATAGGTACATCAGTTACTATTTTAGCAGTTGCGATTGCGGGATGCGTATCTCAAAAAGATAAAACGAGCACCGAAGTTCTAGGTACTTATAACTCAAAACAAGTTAAATTTTCAGATCTTTCTATAGCTGAAAAAACAGAACTCGTGAACGCGCAAAAAAAAGTTTACGAAACAGCACAAGCAATTCTTGAAAAATATTATTTAGACTCTTGGTTTGCTGACTATCAAGCTAAAAATAAGATCGCAAGTTTAGATTTAGCGAAAAAAGACTTTTATACAAAAAATGCAAATATCTCCGATGAAGTTGTGCAAAATTTTATTAAAGAAAATGCAGCAAATCCGCAAATGCAACAAATTCCAGAAAAAGAAAGAGCTGGTTTAGTTAAACAGTATTTAACTAGAATGGAACAATCAAAAGCAGAACAGGGCATTCTTCTAAAGGCTCAAGAAGAAGGCAAAATTAATGTCGTTGGAATTGAAAAGCCAAAAGATATTCAAGTTACATTTAATAATGAAGGTTATAAGTATGACAGTTCATTGAAAGATCCTAAAGTAACTATTGTTGAATTTGCGGATTATCAATGCCCATATTGCGTACAAGCACATGAAACAATTGAAAAAGTTCTGGCAGCATATAAAGGAAAGGTTCAATATGTATTTAAAGACTTTCCTTTAACACAAATTCACCCTGAAGCTATGCCTGCAGCAATTGCTGCAAAATGCGCGTCAAATCAAAATAAATACTGGGAAATGCATAAATTATTATTTAGTCGCGCCCCTATGGATAAACTATCGGGTGATATGTACTATAAATATGCAACAGACTTAAAACTTAATATGAATGATTTTAAATCTTGTATGGAAGATAAAGACAAAACTCTTAGCAAATCTGTTATGGCCCAATTAGAAGAAGGCAATAGCATTGGCGTAAGTGGAACCCCCTCTATTTTTATCAATGGGCAAAAATATGAAGGTAATTTGAGTTTTGAAGGTATTAAAAAAGAAATAGATGAAAAACTGGCTTTAAAATAA
- the udk gene encoding uridine kinase, with translation MKKSAGTTIIAITGGSGSGKTTAARRLWELIGKENCQIISQDSYYHDHSAQFKGDGTVNFDHPNAIDFKLMADHLKKLSQNQPIEIPIYDFVTHTRKEKTIRVEPFPYIIVDGILILSQEILRPFFDFSIFIDISEETRYARRLKRDVEERGRHPDGVKIQFDSFVKPMHETFVQPSKHFATHVSYDNQSLNEMLADLTKNLLSK, from the coding sequence TTGAAAAAATCGGCAGGCACAACAATCATAGCTATAACTGGCGGAAGCGGCTCTGGAAAAACAACAGCAGCAAGAAGACTTTGGGAACTTATTGGCAAAGAAAACTGCCAAATTATAAGTCAAGATAGTTATTATCATGATCACAGTGCTCAATTTAAAGGAGATGGTACGGTTAATTTTGATCACCCTAATGCCATTGACTTTAAACTGATGGCTGATCACCTAAAAAAATTATCTCAAAACCAACCCATAGAAATTCCAATTTACGACTTTGTCACACACACAAGAAAAGAAAAAACAATTCGTGTTGAACCCTTTCCCTATATTATAGTGGACGGTATTTTAATTCTCTCTCAGGAAATATTAAGACCCTTTTTTGATTTTTCTATTTTTATAGATATTTCAGAAGAAACTCGATACGCAAGACGCCTAAAAAGAGATGTAGAAGAACGAGGAAGACACCCCGATGGAGTCAAAATACAATTTGATTCCTTTGTAAAACCCATGCATGAAACCTTTGTTCAACCTTCAAAACATTTTGCAACCCATGTCTCATATGACAATCAGAGTCTAAATGAAATGCTTGCCGATTTAACAAAAAATCTACTCTCAAAATAA
- the upp gene encoding uracil phosphoribosyltransferase produces MPKHLLKNDHKNIHILQHPLLAHSLSILRKKETNSGDFRRLLSEVSRLMAYESSRDLKVKNFMIETPFEKMESPFIYEDVTIVGVMRAGMGMLDGFMQMFPHSKVGHIGIYRDKFLNNTVEYYFRLPNDIERNKIFLLDPLLATGATVVAAIDRLKQYGVNEIRFHCLLASPEGLEILQETHPDVSVYCLSVERSMDEKGYLLPGLGDAGDRIYGTI; encoded by the coding sequence ATGCCGAAACATTTATTAAAAAATGATCACAAAAATATTCATATTCTTCAACATCCTTTACTTGCTCATTCTTTATCTATTCTGAGAAAAAAAGAAACCAATAGTGGCGATTTTAGAAGACTCCTTAGTGAAGTCAGTCGTCTTATGGCCTATGAAAGTTCCCGAGATCTAAAAGTAAAAAATTTTATGATAGAAACTCCATTCGAAAAAATGGAAAGCCCGTTTATTTATGAAGATGTTACTATCGTTGGGGTAATGAGAGCAGGTATGGGTATGCTTGATGGATTTATGCAGATGTTTCCACACTCAAAGGTTGGTCATATAGGAATATATCGCGATAAATTTTTAAATAATACCGTAGAGTATTACTTTAGATTACCTAATGACATTGAAAGAAATAAAATATTTTTACTCGACCCTTTACTCGCTACAGGGGCAACCGTCGTTGCCGCTATTGATAGATTAAAACAATATGGTGTAAATGAAATTCGTTTTCACTGCTTACTTGCCTCACCAGAAGGTTTAGAAATTTTGCAAGAAACGCATCCTGATGTATCTGTCTATTGTTTATCTGTAGAAAGATCTATGGATGAAAAAGGCTATCTTCTTCCTGGTCTTGGCGATGCAGGGGACAGAATCTACGGAACAATATAA